TATATAGGGAGCGATTTATATGATATCAGCGTGCCAAAAATCGACTAATAAAATCGCTTACCTAGCACAAGCAAAGGATGTTATGTGTCAAGTTGAGCAAACATACCGCGCCACATTCGAGAGGGCTGCCGTTGGTCTTGCCCATGTAGCCTCTGACGGCCATTGGCTGCGGATAAATCCTAAATTTTGCGATATTCTCGGCTACACCTGTGAGGAACTGCTGGGGTTAGCAAGCCAAGACATCACCCACCCAGAAGATGGCGATGTTGAGATGGCTTATGCGTTACATCTGTTAGCAGGTGAAATACAAACTTACTCGCTAGAGAAGCGCTACATTCGCAAAGATGGTTCCCAAGTCTGGGTTAACCAAACAGTTTCACTTGTGCGCGAGCCTAATGGCGAACCAAAGTATTTTATTTTTCTAGCTAAAGACATAACAGACCGCAAGCTAGCAGAATCAGCATTACAAGAATCTGAGGCAGAAATGAGGGCGCTACTCGCTGCTATGACTGATGTAGTTCTAGTCCTCGATCGGTCGGGACGTTATCTAAAAATTGCACCGACGAATCCAGATCTTTTGTACAAACCCGCTCCAGAGTTGATTGGCAAGACTTTGCACGAAACTTTGCCGCGATCGCAAGCTGATTTATTTCTCGGCTACATTCACCACGCTTTAGAAACCCAGCAGACGCTCGCAGTTCAATATTCAGTACCCATCCAAGAGCGCGAGATTTGGTTCGATGTGAGTATTTCACCCCTGCGCTCAAATTTGGTGATTTGGGTAGCGCGGGATATTAATTCGCGCAAGCAGGCGGAGGAATCGCTGCGAAAAGCTAACGAACAGTTGGAATTCCGAGTAGAGGAACGTACAGTCCAGCTCAAAAATGCGATAACGTCCTTAAGCAACGCATACGCCCAATTACAGAGGGAAATTAGCGATCGCATAATGGCGGAGGAAGCGCTTAAACAGAGCGAGCAAAAATACCGCCATTTGGTAGAAACATCCCAGGACACGATCTGGTCAGTCGATGCTTCTGGGCATTATACGTTCGTAAACCAAGCTGTTAGATATATGTATGGTTACGAACCCCAAGAAATGATCGGGCGTCACTTCAGCGATTTCCAAACACCCGAACAAGTACAAAAGGATAAGCAGGTGGTTGCTCTCATTTCACAGGGGCATTCCTATCTCCAGTACGAAACTACCCATCTGCGTAAGGACGGAACGCCAATTCAACTAAGTTTTAACGCCATAGTATTGCGCGACGAATCAGGTAATATCTTGGGCACAACTGGCACTGGTAGAGATATTACTCATAGCAAAAAAGCTATGCTTGACCTAAAAGATAGTCAAGAACGATTTAAGCTTGCGGTTTCTGCAACTAATGATGGCGTTTGGGATTGGGATTTGAGAACAGGTGGAGTATTTCTTTCCAGCGTATGGATGGAAATACTTGGATATAGTGAAGGTGAAATACCGCACCTATTAACCACATGGTCGGATAGGGTTCATCCAGACGATTTACCCATAACTATTCAACAAATCCAAAACCATCTAGATGGAAATACGCTTGTTTATAACAATATCCATCGCATGAAACACAAAGATGGTCGATGGTTGTGGGTTGAGGCGAAGGGCAAATGCGTGCGTGACGGATCGGGTAAACCTTATAGATTCACGGGTACGATCGCAGATATTAGCGATCGCAAACATTCCGAAGAAGCATTGCGGCAATCGGA
The sequence above is a segment of the Microcoleus sp. FACHB-831 genome. Coding sequences within it:
- a CDS encoding PAS domain S-box protein, whose product is MISACQKSTNKIAYLAQAKDVMCQVEQTYRATFERAAVGLAHVASDGHWLRINPKFCDILGYTCEELLGLASQDITHPEDGDVEMAYALHLLAGEIQTYSLEKRYIRKDGSQVWVNQTVSLVREPNGEPKYFIFLAKDITDRKLAESALQESEAEMRALLAAMTDVVLVLDRSGRYLKIAPTNPDLLYKPAPELIGKTLHETLPRSQADLFLGYIHHALETQQTLAVQYSVPIQEREIWFDVSISPLRSNLVIWVARDINSRKQAEESLRKANEQLEFRVEERTVQLKNAITSLSNAYAQLQREISDRIMAEEALKQSEQKYRHLVETSQDTIWSVDASGHYTFVNQAVRYMYGYEPQEMIGRHFSDFQTPEQVQKDKQVVALISQGHSYLQYETTHLRKDGTPIQLSFNAIVLRDESGNILGTTGTGRDITHSKKAMLDLKDSQERFKLAVSATNDGVWDWDLRTGGVFLSSVWMEILGYSEGEIPHLLTTWSDRVHPDDLPITIQQIQNHLDGNTLVYNNIHRMKHKDGRWLWVEAKGKCVRDGSGKPYRFTGTIADISDRKHSEEALRQSEAAQAGLIASLQQQTTRLEQTLRELQQTQSQLVQTEKMSSLGQLVAGVAHEINNPVSFIYGNLPHIWEYVEDILGLISLYQQEYPNPTPAIVDEMEAIDLDFLRTDLPKMLSSMKMGASRICEIVRSLRNFSRLDEAAMKDVDIHEGIDSTLMILQNRMKAQADHPGIQVIKEYGKLPPVECFAGQLNQVFMNLIGNAIDALDDAIGKPTFSPTITIRTYVVEGNQVAIAIADNGKGMPESIRSRLFDPFFTTKPAGKGTGLGLSISQSIVVEKHGGALRCNSAPGQGTEFIIQVPINQPNQEPPHILS